Proteins from one Deinococcus budaensis genomic window:
- a CDS encoding AI-2E family transporter — protein sequence MISPPKAPNAFQYVWRSPWVRAAAFLLAFYLAYRFLAEVRTVVVAAAVAYLIAYLANPLLNWLERGRVKRGLGVFFVLLAFIGIFTLAGALLVTVAAQLIELLQSLPEQVGRLGELLDRLGGWLQERGVTGLDNARERLTEAAQTYLRNLGTNIIPILQNALSSTGTIFTRLVSIGGVVGQILLILLLSVYLMLDYSRVNTSLLRAFPRPWQPRVLELSTLVGTAVGGYVRGQLVIALFIGMFVFLGLTLIGIPSAAAIGFLAGAFNIVPYLGPIIGATPALLLALPGGWVPMVLVVVVFVAANQIESNLLSPYVLGRTTDLHPVTVLLAILVGVALLGFTGALLAVPAVALGKLLLDKYYYSSRVYTEGP from the coding sequence GTGATTTCCCCCCCGAAAGCTCCCAACGCCTTTCAGTACGTCTGGCGCAGTCCCTGGGTCCGGGCGGCCGCCTTCCTGCTGGCCTTTTACCTGGCCTACCGCTTTCTGGCGGAGGTGCGGACGGTGGTCGTGGCGGCGGCGGTGGCGTACCTGATCGCTTACCTCGCCAACCCGCTGCTCAACTGGCTGGAGCGCGGGCGGGTCAAGCGTGGCCTGGGCGTGTTTTTCGTGCTGCTGGCGTTTATCGGCATCTTCACGCTGGCGGGCGCTTTGCTCGTCACGGTGGCCGCGCAGCTGATCGAGCTGCTGCAAAGCCTGCCCGAGCAGGTGGGGCGGCTGGGCGAGCTGCTCGACCGCCTGGGGGGCTGGTTGCAGGAGCGGGGCGTGACCGGGCTGGACAACGCCCGCGAGCGGCTGACGGAAGCGGCCCAGACCTACCTGCGCAACCTGGGCACCAACATCATCCCGATCCTGCAAAACGCCCTGAGTTCCACTGGAACCATCTTTACCCGGCTGGTGTCCATCGGCGGGGTCGTGGGGCAGATTCTCTTGATCTTGCTGCTGAGCGTGTACCTGATGCTGGACTACAGCCGGGTGAACACCTCGCTGCTGCGGGCCTTTCCGCGTCCCTGGCAGCCGCGCGTGCTGGAGCTGAGCACCCTGGTCGGCACGGCGGTGGGCGGCTACGTGCGTGGACAGCTGGTGATCGCGCTGTTTATCGGCATGTTCGTCTTTTTGGGCCTCACCCTGATCGGCATTCCGAGTGCGGCCGCCATCGGCTTTCTGGCGGGAGCCTTCAACATCGTGCCGTACCTGGGACCGATCATCGGCGCGACGCCCGCGCTGCTGCTGGCGCTGCCCGGCGGCTGGGTGCCGATGGTGCTGGTCGTGGTGGTGTTCGTGGCGGCCAACCAGATCGAGAGCAACCTGCTCAGTCCCTACGTGCTGGGCCGCACCACCGACCTGCACCCGGTCACGGTGCTGCTCGCCATCCTGGTGGGCGTGGCGCTGCTGGGCTTTACCGGCGCGTTGCTGGCCGTGCCCGCCGTGGCGCTGGGCAAACTGCTGCTGGACAAGTACTACTACTCCAGCCGCGTCTACACCGAGGGGCCATAG
- the cysS gene encoding cysteine--tRNA ligase, which yields MTQPPADPARTPDPGILLYDTLQRQKVRFVPTVPGKVGMYLCGPTVYSDAHLGHAKKEVAFDVIRRALLHFGYQVRYVTNVTDVGHLQNDADEGEDKLQARARLEQLEPMEVADKYFWSFVRDMDALNVLKPSINPRATGHIPEQIALIEELIEKGHAYESAGSVYFDVRSWPEYGKLSGRKLDDQEEGTREAVREEKRDPRDFALWKRAEPEHLMRWESPWSVGFPGWHIECSAMSLKYLGEGFDIHGGGLDLQFPHHEAEIAQSEAAGHPFARYWMHNNMLTIGGEKMSKSKGNFTTIRDLLEHHDPMVVRFLLVGSHYRSVTEFSEEAFQSARSGYRRLTEALHEVERRLPTAPDRDDPALREKIAAHVREFEDALRDDFNTPRAVAALFGMTTDVNAALGGGPVGREALAAAQRAYRTLGGDVLGLFAEGGARQDDEGEVVDALMDLVLRARQNYRLQKQYAEADELRATLTRVGVTVEDTKDGPRWRR from the coding sequence ATGACGCAGCCTCCCGCCGACCCCGCCCGCACGCCCGACCCGGGCATCCTGCTGTACGACACCCTCCAGCGCCAGAAGGTCCGCTTCGTGCCCACGGTGCCCGGAAAGGTGGGCATGTACCTGTGCGGGCCGACCGTGTACTCGGACGCGCACCTCGGGCACGCCAAGAAGGAGGTCGCCTTCGACGTGATTCGCCGCGCGCTGCTGCATTTCGGCTATCAGGTGCGTTACGTGACCAACGTGACCGACGTGGGCCACCTGCAAAACGACGCCGACGAGGGCGAGGACAAGTTGCAGGCCCGCGCCCGGCTGGAACAGCTCGAACCCATGGAGGTGGCCGACAAGTATTTCTGGTCCTTCGTGCGCGATATGGACGCCCTGAACGTCCTGAAGCCCTCCATCAACCCCCGCGCGACCGGGCACATCCCCGAACAGATCGCCCTCATCGAGGAACTGATCGAGAAGGGCCACGCCTACGAGTCGGCGGGCAGCGTGTATTTCGACGTGCGCTCGTGGCCCGAGTACGGCAAGCTCTCGGGCCGCAAGCTCGACGACCAGGAAGAAGGCACCCGCGAGGCCGTGCGCGAGGAAAAGCGTGACCCGCGCGACTTCGCCCTCTGGAAGCGGGCCGAACCCGAACACCTGATGCGCTGGGAGTCGCCCTGGAGCGTGGGCTTTCCAGGCTGGCACATCGAATGCAGCGCGATGAGCCTCAAGTACCTGGGCGAGGGCTTCGACATCCACGGCGGCGGCCTCGACCTCCAGTTCCCGCACCACGAGGCCGAGATCGCGCAGTCGGAGGCGGCGGGGCACCCCTTCGCCCGCTACTGGATGCACAACAACATGCTGACCATCGGCGGCGAGAAGATGTCCAAGAGCAAGGGCAACTTCACGACCATCCGCGACCTCCTGGAACACCACGACCCGATGGTGGTGCGCTTCTTGCTGGTGGGCAGCCACTACCGGTCGGTCACCGAGTTCTCGGAGGAAGCCTTTCAGAGCGCCCGCAGCGGCTACCGCCGCCTGACCGAGGCGCTGCATGAAGTCGAGCGCCGCCTGCCCACGGCTCCTGACCGCGACGACCCGGCGCTGCGGGAAAAGATCGCCGCGCACGTCCGCGAGTTCGAGGACGCCCTGCGCGACGACTTCAACACGCCCCGGGCGGTGGCGGCCCTTTTCGGCATGACGACCGACGTGAACGCGGCGCTGGGCGGCGGCCCGGTCGGGCGGGAGGCGCTGGCAGCGGCGCAGCGGGCCTACCGCACGCTGGGCGGGGACGTGCTGGGCCTCTTCGCGGAGGGCGGCGCCCGGCAGGACGATGAGGGCGAGGTCGTAGACGCGCTGATGGACCTGGTCCTGAGGGCCAGGCAGAACTACCGCCTGCAAAAGCAGTACGCCGAGGCCGACGAGTTGCGCGCCACACTGACCCGCGTGGGCGTGACCGTCGAGGACACCAAAGACGGGCCGCGCTGGCGGAGGTAG